The nucleotide sequence CGTCCCCAGCAGGGTACTCTTGCCTGCTCCATTGGCTCCGAGAATTGCCAGCATTTCTCCCTGCTTGACATTCATCGATAGATTTTTCAGCGCATGCACATAGCCATGATAAACATCGAGACCATTTACACTAAGCACTTTGCTCATCCTCTCCGAGATAGGCTTTGATCACTTCTGGGTGAGCCTGAATTTCTGCCGGGGTTCCCTGGGCGATCACCTCGCCAAAATTCAGTACAACAATCTTATCAGCAGCTTCCATGACCGTTTCCATATCATGTTCAATCATAATCATGGTCGTACCCTGACTGCGAAGTTTTTTCAAATATTCTGTCAGGATTTCAGATTCAGCGGCATTTAGCCCCGCAGCTGGTTCATCAAGCAGGATCAGTTTGGGCTGAGAAGCAAGGGCTCTGGCAATTTCCAAGAGTCTTTGCTGTCCAAACGGCAGAACTGCCGCCGGTAGACCGGCCGACTCCACTAAACCAACCTCTTCAAGCAGTCTAAGGGATTCAGCCCTGATTTTCTTTTCTTCCTTAGACCGATCTGGGGAAGAAAGGAACGACTTGATAAAGCCCTTTTTCCCCTGCAGGTAAGCCCCAGTCATGACATTTTCCATCACGGTCATGCTGCCGAAAAGCTGAAGGTTCTGAAAAGTTCTGCTTACTCCAGCCCGGGCTGTCTTATACGTCTTCATTCCGGTGATCGTTTTCCCTTCCAATAATATTTCACCTTCATCCGGTTGATATGTACCGGCAATCAGGTTAAAAATCGTCGTTTTTCCTGCACCGTTGGGTCCAATGAGCGCTGTTATTTTTGCTTCTTCAACCCCAAAGCACACATGTTTAACGGCCATAATGCCGCCAAAATGTTTTGTGATTCTGTGTAACTCTAGGAGCATCGCTTTTTCCCTCCTTCTGTTGCATTGATACGCAATCTATATTTTTTATTTAATATTCCTATTATTGTTCTGTTCAAATATAGGTTTAACGGACTATTTCAGTCTCAAACCAGACTCTTTTTTGATCTTTGGAAGAATTCTCCAATACTGGTTAAACCTTGCGGCCGGTAAATCATAAGGGCTACCAGGATGATTCCGTAAATAATAATCTGGTATTCGCCACCGGCTCCGGGAATGATGAGCGGTATCAATTCTTTTAAGATTTCACTCAGAGCCACGACAACTGCTGCCCCAAGCAAAGGCCCCCAAAAGGTTCCCAGGCCGCCGATTACAGCCATCAATACAAACTGGACGGAAGCATGAAATGTAAACGGTGACGGACTGATAAAGGTCACGAAAAAAGCATATAGGCCCCCTGCCAAGCCCGTAAGGAGCGCACTGAAGATAAAAGCCTGCAGCTTCAGGCGTATACAGTCAATACCGGCATTTTCTGCCGCATACTCACTCTCCCGGATCGCACATAAGGCCCTGCCTGTTCTGGAACGGACTAAATTTCGTATTCCCAGCAGTATCAGGACCAGAATAATCCACACCATGATATAAAATTCCCTGTCACTGTTTAAAGTAAGACTGCCGATGCCCAGATGCGGGATACCACTGATCCCGGATGGTCCTCCGGTAATATCTCGGCCCTCGGTAAATAATATATAGACCAAAATCCCAAATCCAAGCGTAGCAAGCGCAAGATATAGCTCGCGTAATTTAAGGGTCTGTCTGCCAATAAGTGCCGCCACGATTCCGGGAAGAAGAATCGCTGCAAGAAGGGCTAACAATGACGGCCAATGGAAACGCGTGGTTAATATTGCTGCCGTATAAGCGCCTAAACCAAAAAACGCCGCATGACCAAACGAAACCTGTCCCGCATAACCCATCAGTATTCCCAAGCCCTGAACAATGATGGCATACAGGCCGATAACAATCAGCATCCCATAAAGATAATTGCTGTTAAGCAGGAGCGGAATGATCAACAGCACCAGCATGATGACAGCTCCGCTAAATTTAAATTGAATCTTTTTCACCAGAGATACGCTCCTTACCATATAACGCTGTCGAATATTACTCAAAAAAATTTAAATCTATGCCAAAAGAAAACCCAACCCTGTTTTAAAATTAAATTTTACGCTCGCTAATTGCACCCAGGATCCCTTCCGGCCTGATTAAAAGGACTGCAAGAAGAATCACAATAGAGATCGCATCATTCAACCCGGAGGAAATCAGTCCGGAACTGTAGGCTTCCAAAAGTCCCAGGATTAATCCCCCCAGAACAGCTCCGGATATACTCCCCAATCCGCCAATTGTTGCCGCGATAAAACCTTTGACGCCTAACATAAAACCCATATCATACGTGACCATCGTCACCGGTCCGATGCAGATTCCTGCGGCGGTAGCCAAAGCCCCTGAAAAAACAAATGCGGCTAGGGAAATCATACTCAGATTGATCCCCTGTAGCTGGGCTCCGATGGGACTGAGGACGGAAGCCTTAACTGCTTTTCCCCAGTACGTCCGTCCAAAAAAAGTGTTGATGCAGATCAATGTTGCCGCTGCCAGCAAAAATATCCAGATACTCTGAGGATTGAGCGCCGCCCCGCCTGCCATGATTGGTCCGCTAGTCGTAAAGGAGGGCAAAGAGTAGGTATCTGTTCCCCAGATCAGAAGGGCCAGCCCCCTTAAGGATATT is from Dehalobacter sp. 12DCB1 and encodes:
- a CDS encoding ABC transporter ATP-binding protein encodes the protein MLLELHRITKHFGGIMAVKHVCFGVEEAKITALIGPNGAGKTTIFNLIAGTYQPDEGEILLEGKTITGMKTYKTARAGVSRTFQNLQLFGSMTVMENVMTGAYLQGKKGFIKSFLSSPDRSKEEKKIRAESLRLLEEVGLVESAGLPAAVLPFGQQRLLEIARALASQPKLILLDEPAAGLNAAESEILTEYLKKLRSQGTTMIMIEHDMETVMEAADKIVVLNFGEVIAQGTPAEIQAHPEVIKAYLGEDEQSA
- a CDS encoding branched-chain amino acid ABC transporter permease, giving the protein MKKIQFKFSGAVIMLVLLIIPLLLNSNYLYGMLIVIGLYAIIVQGLGILMGYAGQVSFGHAAFFGLGAYTAAILTTRFHWPSLLALLAAILLPGIVAALIGRQTLKLRELYLALATLGFGILVYILFTEGRDITGGPSGISGIPHLGIGSLTLNSDREFYIMVWIILVLILLGIRNLVRSRTGRALCAIRESEYAAENAGIDCIRLKLQAFIFSALLTGLAGGLYAFFVTFISPSPFTFHASVQFVLMAVIGGLGTFWGPLLGAAVVVALSEILKELIPLIIPGAGGEYQIIIYGIILVALMIYRPQGLTSIGEFFQRSKKSLV
- a CDS encoding branched-chain amino acid ABC transporter permease, with amino-acid sequence MGEQLLQLLFSGLTLGSIYSIIALTLVITYKVTGILNLALGEFLVIGALLTVSFKSMGMPLIAASLLAIIIVALLAGVLERLTVNKARGASSLTMLIITIGISISLRGLALLIWGTDTYSLPSFTTSGPIMAGGAALNPQSIWIFLLAAATLICINTFFGRTYWGKAVKASVLSPIGAQLQGINLSMISLAAFVFSGALATAAGICIGPVTMVTYDMGFMLGVKGFIAATIGGLGSISGAVLGGLILGLLEAYSSGLISSGLNDAISIVILLAVLLIRPEGILGAISERKI